One window from the genome of Acidobacteriota bacterium encodes:
- the rpsO gene encoding 30S ribosomal protein S15, whose protein sequence is MLTKEQKEELIRGYQLHRTDTGSPEVQVAILSHRIGYLTEHFKSHKKDHHSRRGLLKLVGQRRRLLDYLKRIDFGRYKELIGHLGIRK, encoded by the coding sequence ATGTTGACTAAGGAACAGAAAGAAGAGCTCATCAGAGGCTACCAACTGCACCGAACCGATACCGGCTCGCCCGAAGTCCAGGTTGCCATTCTGAGCCACCGTATCGGTTACCTCACTGAACACTTCAAATCCCACAAGAAAGACCACCACTCCCGGCGGGGGCTGTTGAAACTCGTCGGTCAGCGGCGTCGGCTTCTGGACTATCTGAAGCGGATCGACTTCGGCCGCTACAAGGAGTTGATCGGTCACCTGGGAATTCGCAAGTGA
- the xerC gene encoding tyrosine recombinase XerC: MQALMASFVAHLRFEKNYSPHTVESYSRDLDQFLRHLTDGRTDREIKPSDLDHITIREFLSRLSQAGNRKVTIARKLSVLRSFFRYLYREGHLDQNPAKLVRTPRQPLRTPRFLSLSEVESILSLPPAKTVKGIRDQAILELLYASGLRVGELVGLNLIDLSMNRRLVRVRGKGNKERVVPFGEPSRASLAAYLEARRRILAKRKDRPQTPALFLNLRGGRLTARSVQRNLGAYIRQAALLLDVHPHLFRHSFATHLLNNGADLRSIQELLGHESLSTTQRYTHVSIEHLQKVYRDAHPKA, translated from the coding sequence ATGCAGGCACTGATGGCATCCTTCGTCGCTCATTTGAGGTTCGAGAAGAACTACTCCCCCCACACCGTGGAGAGCTACTCCCGCGACCTGGACCAATTCCTCCGCCACCTGACTGACGGCCGCACCGACAGAGAGATCAAGCCTTCCGATCTGGACCACATCACCATCCGGGAATTCCTGAGCCGGTTGAGCCAGGCGGGGAACCGGAAGGTGACCATCGCCCGGAAACTGTCGGTATTGCGGTCCTTCTTCCGCTACCTTTACCGGGAGGGCCACCTGGACCAGAACCCGGCCAAGTTGGTGCGGACTCCCCGCCAGCCACTCAGGACACCCCGTTTTCTCTCCCTTTCGGAGGTCGAATCCATCCTCAGTCTGCCTCCGGCGAAGACCGTGAAGGGAATCCGGGACCAGGCCATTCTGGAACTCCTCTATGCCAGCGGCCTGCGGGTGGGAGAGCTGGTCGGCCTGAACCTCATCGATCTCTCCATGAACCGCCGGCTGGTGCGGGTCCGCGGGAAGGGGAACAAGGAGCGGGTGGTCCCCTTCGGAGAACCTTCCCGTGCGAGTCTGGCCGCCTACCTGGAGGCCAGGAGGCGCATCCTGGCCAAGCGCAAGGACCGTCCGCAAACCCCAGCCCTGTTCCTGAATCTGCGCGGAGGCCGCCTCACCGCCCGCTCGGTCCAGAGAAACCTGGGGGCCTACATCCGGCAAGCGGCCTTGCTGCTGGACGTCCACCCGCACCTTTTTCGCCACTCCTTCGCCACGCACCTGCTCAACAACGGCGCCGACCTGCGCTCGATTCAGGAACTCCTGGGACATGAGAGCCTCTCCACTACCCAGCGCTACACCCACGTCTCCATCGAGCACCTGCAGAAGGTCTACCGGGACGCCCACCCCAAGGCCTGA
- a CDS encoding sigma-54 dependent transcriptional regulator, whose translation MIGEAGKTRGHDPLRTGRHPGIRLLIVDDHRSVLRSLAGVLGDEGYLVETAASAEEGLRLVDRTTYDAIFLDIWLPGMDGIDALKRIRARRPRQYVIMISGHGTIETAVQATKLGAYDFIEKPLARDKVLLVLSHALKQKRLETENRSLKDLVRQETVMIGTSVPMQALRQQIDFAAPTEGRVVIYGENGTGKELVARLLHLNSARREGPFVEVNCAAIPDDLIESELFGSVKGGFTGSTENRKGRFKLADGGTLFLDEVADMSLKTQARVLRVLENQRFYPVGSQRPTEVDTRVLAATNKDLEKQIETGLFREDLFFRLNVIPFEVPPLRERKEDIPQLLDYFMEVLSPHHGKPAKIIPPEVRDRLLRYHWPGNVRELRNIVERWIIMVPGGRVKLSDLPRSILDGPGASRPEAWSWQEARSAFESDFLTRKLQQYGGNISRTAAEIGMERSHLHRKLKAHGISVGASRGKRGGRQEHSDPARGRKVNR comes from the coding sequence ATGATCGGCGAGGCCGGCAAGACTCGGGGGCACGACCCGCTCAGGACCGGACGCCATCCCGGAATCCGGCTGTTGATCGTCGACGACCACCGGAGCGTGCTCCGTTCGTTGGCTGGAGTCCTGGGAGACGAGGGCTACCTGGTGGAAACGGCGGCCAGCGCCGAGGAAGGGCTGCGCCTCGTGGACCGGACCACCTACGACGCCATCTTCCTCGATATCTGGTTGCCCGGCATGGACGGGATCGATGCCCTCAAGCGGATTCGAGCCCGGCGCCCCCGCCAGTACGTCATCATGATCTCCGGCCACGGCACCATCGAGACGGCGGTCCAGGCCACCAAGTTGGGAGCCTACGACTTCATCGAGAAACCGCTGGCCCGCGACAAGGTCCTGCTGGTGCTGAGCCATGCGCTCAAGCAGAAGCGCCTGGAAACGGAAAACCGGAGCCTGAAGGACCTCGTCCGGCAGGAGACGGTCATGATCGGCACCTCGGTGCCGATGCAGGCGCTCCGGCAACAGATCGACTTCGCGGCCCCCACGGAAGGAAGGGTGGTCATTTACGGCGAGAACGGCACCGGCAAGGAACTGGTGGCGCGATTGCTCCACCTCAACAGCGCCCGCCGCGAGGGGCCCTTCGTCGAAGTCAATTGCGCGGCCATTCCGGACGACCTGATCGAGAGCGAACTGTTCGGCAGCGTCAAGGGAGGGTTCACCGGGTCGACCGAGAACCGGAAGGGGCGCTTCAAGCTGGCCGACGGCGGCACTCTCTTTCTGGACGAAGTGGCGGACATGAGCCTCAAGACCCAGGCCCGGGTCCTGCGGGTGCTGGAGAATCAACGATTTTATCCGGTAGGCAGCCAACGGCCCACCGAGGTAGATACGCGCGTCCTGGCGGCGACCAACAAGGACCTGGAGAAGCAGATCGAAACCGGACTGTTCCGGGAGGACCTCTTCTTCCGGCTCAACGTCATCCCCTTCGAAGTCCCGCCGTTGCGGGAACGCAAGGAGGACATTCCTCAGCTTCTGGACTACTTCATGGAGGTGCTCAGTCCTCATCATGGGAAACCGGCCAAGATCATTCCTCCGGAAGTCCGGGACCGGCTCCTCCGTTATCACTGGCCGGGGAACGTCCGCGAACTCCGCAACATCGTCGAAAGGTGGATTATCATGGTCCCCGGCGGCCGGGTGAAACTTTCTGACCTGCCCCGGTCGATCCTGGACGGGCCCGGCGCCTCCCGGCCGGAAGCCTGGAGCTGGCAGGAAGCGCGTTCGGCGTTCGAGTCCGATTTCCTGACCCGGAAGCTGCAGCAATATGGCGGCAACATTTCCAGAACGGCCGCCGAGATCGGGATGGAGCGTTCTCACCTGCACCGGAAACTCAAGGCCCACGGGATCAGCGTCGGCGCTTCGCGCGGAAAGCGCGGGGGCCGGCAGGAGCATTCGGATCCGGCCCGGGGACGAAAGGTGAACCGCTGA